One Bombina bombina isolate aBomBom1 chromosome 5, aBomBom1.pri, whole genome shotgun sequence DNA segment encodes these proteins:
- the LOC128659897 gene encoding gastrula zinc finger protein XlCGF26.1-like isoform X2, which produces MNHLKTHKKIHSGEKPFTCTECGKSFTQINSLKTHERIHTGEKPFTCTECGKSFTQKSKLKNHERNHTGEKLFTCTECGKSFTQKSNLKSHEMIHTERKPFTCTECGKKCGKSFTQKSNLKTHERSHTGEKPFTCTECGKSFTEKSNLKSHERIHTGEKPFTCKECGKCFTQKSDLKKHERIHTGEKPFTCTECGKSFTEKSILETHEMIHTGEKPFTCTECGKSFTQKSDLKKHERIHTGEKPFTCTECGKSFTEKSILETHEMIHTGEKPFTCTECGKSFTHKSHLKKHERIHTGEKPFTCTDCGKCFTQINHLETHERIHTGEKPFTCTECGKSFTEKSNLKSHKRIHTGEKPFTCKECGKSFTHMSNLKKHERIHNGRNLSHV; this is translated from the exons atgaatcatcttaaaacccataaaaagattcactcaggagaaaagcctttcacatgtacagagtgtggaaaaagttttacacaaataaatagtctgaaaactcatgaaaggattcacacaggagaaaagcctttcacatgtacagagtgtggaaaaagttttacacaaaagagtaagctgaaaaatcatgaaaggaatcacacaggggaaaagctgttcacatgtacagagtgtggaaaaagttttacacaaaagagtaatctgaaaagtcatgaaatgattcacacagaaagaaagcctttcacatgtacagagtgtggaaaaa aatgtggaaaaagttttacacaaaagagtaatctgaaaactcatgaaaggagtcacacaggagaaaaacctttcacatgtacagagtgtggaaaaagttttacagaaaagagtaatctgaaaagtcatgaaaggattcacacaggagaaaagcctttcacatgtaaagagtgtggaaaatgttttacacaaaagagtgatctgaaaaagcatgaaaggattcacacaggagaaaagcctttcacatgtacagagtgtggaaaaagttttacagaaaagagtattctggaaactcatgaaatgattcacacaggagaaaagcctttcacatgtacagagtgtggaaaaagttttacacaaaagagtgatctgaaaaagcatgaaaggattcacacaggagaaaagcctttcacatgtacagagtgtggaaaaagttttacagaaaagagtattctggaaactcatgaaatgattcacacaggagaaaagcctttcacatgtacagagtgtggaaaaagttttacacataagagtcatctgaaaaagcatgaaaggattcacacaggagaaaagcctttcacatgtacagattgtgggaaatgttttacacaaataaatcatctggaaactcatgaaaggattcacacaggagaaaagcctttcacatgtacagagtgtgggaaaagttttacagaaaagagtaatctgaaaagtcacaaaaggattcacacaggggaaaagccattcacatgtaaagagtgtgggaaaagttttacacatatgagtaatctgaaaaagcatgaaaggattcacaacggaagaaacctttcacatgtttag